Sequence from the Nocardiopsis sp. YSL2 genome:
TCGCGGATCCGCCTGAGCGTGGACGAGAACGCCGACCGCCTTCCCGCCGACCTGGCCCGGGGCGTGGACTACCTGGCGCACGAGGTGTTCAACACCCACCGCAGCGAGACCTCGCTGCTGCGCTACATGCGGCGCCTGTCCGACCGCGACCTGGCGCTGGACCGCACGATGATCCCGCTGGGCTCGTGCACGATGAAGCTCAACGCCACGGCCGAGATGGAGGCCATCACCTGGCCCGAGTTCGCGGGCCTGCACCCCTTCGCGCCGCTGGACCAGGCGGCCGGGAGCGTGCGGATCGTGCGCGACCTGGAGGCGTGGCTGGCGGAGGTCACCGGCTACGACGCGGTCTCGCTCCAGCCCAACGCGGGGTCGCAGGGCGAGCTCGCCGGGCTGCTGGCCATCCGCGGCTACCACCGCTCCCGCGGCGAGGCCCACCGCGACGTGTGCCTCATCCCCAGCTCCGCGCACGGCACCAACGCCGCCAGCGCGGTGATGGCCGGGATGCGCGTGGCGGTCGTGGCCTGTGACGACAACGGCAACGTGGACGTGGCCGACCTGCGGGCCAAGACGACCGAGCACGCCGACGACCTGGCGGCGATCATGGTCACCTACCCGTCCACACACGGCGTGTACGAGGACACCATCACCGAGGTGTGCCGACTCGTCCACGAGGCCGGCGGCCAGGTCTACGTCGACGGCGCCAACCTCAACGCCCTGCTGGGCTGGGCCAAGCCCGGCGAGTTCGGCGCGGACGTCAGCCACCTGAACCTGCACAAGACCTTCTGCATCCCGCACGGCGGCGGTGGTCCGGGTGTGGGCCCGGTCGCGGTCCGCTCCCACCTGGCCGGATTCCTGCCCAACCACCCGGGCCAGCCCGAGGCCGGGCCGCACACCGGCGTGGGACCCGTCTCGGCGGCGCCGTTCGGTTCGGCCGGCATCCTGCCCATCTCCTGGGCCTACGTGCGGATGATGGGCGGTGACGGTCTGCGTGCCGCCACCGAGACCGCGGTGCTGTCGGCGAACTACCTGGCCAAGCGGCTGGAGCCGTACTTCCCGGTGCTCTACACGGGCGCGGAGGGGCTGGTGGCGCACGAGTGCGTCATCGACATCCGCCCGCTGCAGAAGGCCACCGGTATCAGCAACGAGGACGTCGCCAAGCGGCTGATGGACTACGGCTTCCACGCGCCGACGATGTCGTTCCCGGTGGCGGGCACCCTCATGGTGGAGCCCACCGAGAGCGAGAACCTCGCCGAACTGGAGCGGTTCGTCCAGGCGCTGATCGCCATCCGCGGCGAGATCGACCGCGTGGAGTCGGGGGAGTGGGACGCCGACGACAACCCGCTGCGGGGTGCCCCGCACACCGCGGAGGCGCTGACCGCCGACGTCTGGGAGCACGGCTACACCCGGGCGGAGGCGGCCTATCCGCTGTCGTCGCTGCGCCAGGACAAGTACTGGCCGCCGGTCGGCCGGATCGACCAGGCCTACGGCGACCGCAACCTGGTGTGCTCCTGCCCGCCGCCGGAGGCCTTCGAGCTCTAGGTCGTGCGTGACGGGGGCGCCGACTCGGTCGGCGCCCCCTCTTGTCCGATTTGTGAATCTACATCGTCAAGGTCGCGCTTGTCTTCGTTCGAGGCGGAAGGGAGGGGCTTCGCCCGGACGAGAGGGGACCTCCCGGGCGGGCGCGGATCGACACCCGGAGGGCGGGCCGCCCTCCGGCGCGGGGCCGCGGGTTAGAGTGGCGGCGACGCCCTCCACGACCCCTGGAAAGCGGACCCATGACCACGACGTCCGGACGTGCCGCACGCTCTGGCCCCGCCGAAGCCCCCGAGGCGACCGATCCCGAGGACGCGCCGGAGCAGGAGGTGCCGTCCGGTCTCGACGCGGCGGCGCTGTGCGACCAGGCCCAGGACCTCGCAGAGAACGGCCACCTCAAACGCTCCGCCAAGCTCTACGAGCAGGCCGTGGCGGCCAACCCCCATCCCGCCGTGCAGGCCCGCGCGCTGCTCGGACTGGCGGTGGTCCAGGACCGGCGGGGCGACGCGCCGGCGTCCCGCGCCGCCGCACGCCGGGCCCTGGCCACCGGGGACTCCCGCTACGCCCCGCGCGCCGCCTACCACCTGGCCCTCTCCCTGGAGCAGGACGGGGAACCCGCCGAGGCCGCACGCGTGTGGGAACGCCTGCTGGACCTGGGTGGGCCGGGCTACGCCGCCATCGCCCGCTACGGTCTGGCCAGGGCCGCCGAGGCACG
This genomic interval carries:
- the gcvP gene encoding aminomethyl-transferring glycine dehydrogenase encodes the protein MPDQSWNSPGAPARVFADRHIGPTPAEVQEMLKTVGYGSTEELMRAAVPESILSAPGTGAPLDLPEALGEAEALAELKDIASRNAVRTSMIGLGYYDTLTPPVILRNILENPAWYTAYTPYQPEISQGRLEALLNFQTMVSDLTGLPVSGASLLDEATAAAEAMTLARRASKAKGNVFVVDADVFPQTLQVLRTRAEPLGIEVVVADLTDGLPDAEAFGVLVQYPASSGVVRDPSGIVAAAHERGAMAVVAADILALTLLRSPGDLGADIAVGSTQRFGVPLGFGGPHAGYMSVGEKLRRQLPGRLVGVSVDNAGRPAYRLALQTREQHIRREKATSNICTAQVLLAIMAGMYAVYHGPDGLRAIARQVHARTVALADALTERGFEVVHSAYFDTLRVRVPSSDRVVEAALEAGYNLLAVDGSTVGVSVDETTSAADLEEVLAAFGEAERGSSRIRLSVDENADRLPADLARGVDYLAHEVFNTHRSETSLLRYMRRLSDRDLALDRTMIPLGSCTMKLNATAEMEAITWPEFAGLHPFAPLDQAAGSVRIVRDLEAWLAEVTGYDAVSLQPNAGSQGELAGLLAIRGYHRSRGEAHRDVCLIPSSAHGTNAASAVMAGMRVAVVACDDNGNVDVADLRAKTTEHADDLAAIMVTYPSTHGVYEDTITEVCRLVHEAGGQVYVDGANLNALLGWAKPGEFGADVSHLNLHKTFCIPHGGGGPGVGPVAVRSHLAGFLPNHPGQPEAGPHTGVGPVSAAPFGSAGILPISWAYVRMMGGDGLRAATETAVLSANYLAKRLEPYFPVLYTGAEGLVAHECVIDIRPLQKATGISNEDVAKRLMDYGFHAPTMSFPVAGTLMVEPTESENLAELERFVQALIAIRGEIDRVESGEWDADDNPLRGAPHTAEALTADVWEHGYTRAEAAYPLSSLRQDKYWPPVGRIDQAYGDRNLVCSCPPPEAFEL